The following are encoded together in the Salvia hispanica cultivar TCC Black 2014 chromosome 6, UniMelb_Shisp_WGS_1.0, whole genome shotgun sequence genome:
- the LOC125195246 gene encoding uncharacterized protein LOC125195246: MVAALGLGKFYGGSLPRPRFYSGGERIDPPVPVMDPLIAWAEEAHWSMGGVSTTRRRFQGRIEGNVDKLRVQRDDALFKKSGYKHKSPAVIKRRRVAVLVDDEEEEKQCVVEKLGGINEGSAKNNGGVKVGRVVAAGKRIKAKESDLPAVQSSVASDAGIRSSPRLAKIELLR, encoded by the coding sequence ATGGTTGCGGCCTTAGGTCTTGGCAAGTTCTACGGCGGCAGCCTCCCACGGCCGCGGTTCTACTCCGGCGGGGAGAGAATCGATCCGCCGGTCCCGGTGATGGATCCCCTGATTGCTTGGGCCGAAGAGGCCCACTGGTCCATGGGCGGTGTAAGCACCACGCGCCGCCGCTTCCAAGGCCGAATCGAGGGCAACGTGGACAAGCTCCGCGTGCAGCGCGACGATGCTCTCTTTAAGAAATCGGGGTATAAGCATAAATCCCCGGCGGTGATCAAACGGCGTCGTGTGGCTGTATTGGTGGATgacgaggaagaagaaaagcaGTGTGTGGTGGAGAAATTGGGCGGAATAAATGAGGGATCGGCAAAAAACAATGGCGGTGTTAAAGTTGGTAGAGTCGTGGCGGCGGGAAAGAGGATTAAGGCGAAGGAGTCGGATCTGCCTGCGGTACAAAGTTCAGTGGCCAGTGACGCCGGAATCAGAAGTTCGCCACGGTTGGCGAAGATCGAGCTGTTGAGATGA